From Streptomyces sp. TLI_053, a single genomic window includes:
- a CDS encoding RNaseH domain-containing protein, translating into MSKPENGRQAATPADLQAWVQAARSRRVSRKVASRVWNRATGRGSDCDGRRRDPHRPATPDDWLHQRTTTTGVTSWYLAQASRTYNGFGQTSVNGSQHTRFTIPEHQRTALLAKDWSSFTAIQITVPEPGPYPAENLAALAAALCHQSLVWDSRTRHPAPLRVAGCVDRNHTEYRGASLTEQGPSDEENADQP; encoded by the coding sequence GTGTCCAAGCCGGAGAACGGCAGGCAGGCCGCCACGCCCGCGGACCTGCAGGCGTGGGTACAGGCCGCCCGGAGTCGGAGGGTGAGCCGAAAGGTCGCCTCCAGGGTCTGGAATCGCGCTACCGGACGTGGAAGCGACTGCGACGGCCGGCGCCGAGACCCACACCGCCCCGCGACACCGGACGACTGGCTGCACCAGCGCACGACCACCACCGGTGTCACCAGCTGGTACCTGGCCCAGGCATCCCGGACCTACAACGGATTCGGGCAGACCTCCGTCAACGGCTCCCAGCACACGCGGTTCACCATCCCCGAGCACCAGCGCACTGCGCTTCTGGCTAAGGACTGGAGCAGCTTCACCGCCATCCAGATCACCGTCCCCGAGCCTGGACCGTACCCGGCCGAGAACCTCGCCGCGCTCGCTGCCGCCCTATGTCACCAGTCCTTGGTCTGGGACTCCCGAACCCGCCACCCCGCTCCCCTCCGCGTCGCGGGATGCGTCGACCGGAACCATACCGAGTACCGGGGAGCCAGTCTCACGGAACAGGGACCAAGTGACGAGGAGAACGCGGATCAGCCATGA
- a CDS encoding transposase, translated as MRYLVAGGIAWRAMPADFPAWDRVHAFFRRWRDRGLFGEFHDRLRDRVRKTAGGDREQTAGIVDAQDPFGVGCEALPVGHGDAELAGAVQAGARGAQDRVAVEVPETVVGVGSEGFGVGAQNDGQVAGSWVGGMNSRAARAVRACRRTARSPLRVSWVIRA; from the coding sequence GTGCGCTACCTGGTCGCGGGCGGCATCGCCTGGCGGGCGATGCCTGCGGACTTCCCCGCATGGGACCGCGTCCACGCGTTCTTCCGGCGCTGGCGGGACAGGGGTCTGTTCGGCGAGTTCCACGACCGGCTGCGCGACCGGGTCCGCAAGACTGCCGGCGGCGACCGGGAGCAGACGGCGGGGATCGTCGACGCGCAGGATCCGTTCGGCGTCGGTTGCGAGGCTCTGCCAGTGGGTCACGGCGACGCCGAACTGGCCGGTGCTGTTCAGGCTGGTGCCCGCGGTGCACAGGACCGGGTGGCGGTGGAGGTGCCAGAGACGGTCGTCGGCGTGGGCAGCGAGGGTTTCGGTGTTGGCGCGCAGAACGACGGTCAGGTCGCGGGAAGTTGGGTGGGCGGGATGAATTCACGGGCAGCGCGGGCGGTGAGGGCGTGCAGGCGTACGGCGCGGTCGCCGTTGCGGGTGTCGTGGGTGATCAGGGCGTAG
- a CDS encoding DUF6461 domain-containing protein: MSDHTHDHSWFRTHYPSLQDAYCLTLVEGVPAGELLRRAGALSGPWVTGIDAVCEAAENLEAETGGERMLVAVADLADGWTLVLEPNGYLGVHEETIAAWADTTLVSHFRNVNASTRFCWYANGTARLRTEDMAPGTVSAAVPDFDPAPYPDRTELALALAEHLTGVHLTPELLEGTPFATGTVDEPWN; this comes from the coding sequence ATGAGCGACCACACGCACGACCACAGCTGGTTCCGCACCCACTACCCGTCCCTGCAGGACGCTTACTGCCTGACCCTGGTCGAAGGCGTACCGGCCGGCGAACTGCTGCGTCGGGCAGGCGCGCTGAGCGGCCCCTGGGTCACGGGCATCGACGCAGTCTGCGAGGCGGCCGAGAACCTGGAGGCCGAAACCGGCGGCGAGCGGATGCTCGTCGCCGTGGCCGACCTGGCCGACGGCTGGACCCTGGTCCTCGAGCCCAACGGCTACCTCGGCGTCCACGAGGAGACCATCGCGGCATGGGCGGACACCACCCTCGTCTCCCACTTCCGCAACGTCAACGCGAGCACCCGATTCTGCTGGTATGCGAACGGAACCGCCCGCCTGCGCACCGAGGACATGGCCCCCGGCACCGTCTCCGCCGCCGTACCGGATTTCGACCCGGCCCCCTACCCGGACAGGACCGAACTCGCCCTGGCCCTCGCCGAACACCTCACCGGCGTCCACCTGACCCCGGAACTCCTCGAAGGCACCCCCTTCGCCACCGGGACCGTCGACGAACCCTGGAACTGA
- a CDS encoding transposase, with amino-acid sequence MWAGVDIGKEHHHCVVINADGERLLSRRVLNGEAELLDPIGDVLAMSTDVLWAVDLNHGGAALLIGLPLGHDQPMACLTGLAVYRASATYKGGKGKTDAKDAFAIADRLAGFACLAPGPRDSGRVSGNLRRPKRYHRGLLRSMHLSAMVSTTTCPTSKACYQRKRAEGKGHKQALLALARRRLNVLWAMIHDGQCYQGSPPVTTAA; translated from the coding sequence ATGTGGGCCGGGGTGGACATCGGCAAGGAACACCACCACTGCGTGGTGATCAACGCTGACGGTGAGCGGCTGCTGTCCCGCCGGGTCCTGAACGGCGAGGCGGAACTGCTGGATCCCATCGGCGATGTCCTGGCGATGTCCACCGACGTGCTGTGGGCCGTCGACCTCAACCACGGCGGTGCCGCCCTGCTGATCGGTCTGCCGCTCGGCCACGACCAACCCATGGCCTGTCTGACGGGCCTGGCGGTCTACCGCGCCTCGGCCACCTACAAGGGCGGCAAAGGCAAGACCGATGCGAAGGACGCCTTCGCCATCGCCGATCGCCTGGCCGGGTTCGCCTGCCTTGCCCCCGGACCCCGCGACTCCGGCCGCGTGAGCGGCAACCTCCGCAGGCCCAAGCGATACCACCGCGGCCTGCTGCGGAGCATGCACCTCTCGGCCATGGTCAGCACCACGACGTGCCCCACCTCCAAGGCGTGCTACCAGCGCAAACGGGCCGAGGGGAAGGGCCACAAGCAGGCTCTGCTCGCTCTCGCCCGGCGCAGGCTCAACGTCCTGTGGGCAATGATCCATGACGGACAGTGCTATCAAGGTTCACCTCCCGTCACGACTGCGGCTTGA
- a CDS encoding ABC transporter permease has translation MKLPRSRMSFRDLASEAVAGVLQRPARSALTAVGTVLGVGTLIAVTGLTSTAASQIDARFSELTATEVTVDDIAPQTPGQNSPAFPADADARIEALRGVTAAGVSWHVRLPTGQSVASGPPGATYSVTDRQAQLVAASAGTLRATEPALRQGRAYDDFHDRHRQRVALLGATTAARLGITDLRAQPAVFIGSTPFSVIGIINDVRRRPDLLTSVIVPRTTAEELWGPPTDDRAKMLITTRLGAATQVAAEAPLALRPEHPDHLRATPPPDPRSLRTGVENDLGQLFLLLATVCLVIGAVGIANTTLVAVLERSGEIGLRRALGARAGHITAQFLAESTMLGLLGGLAGACLGTVTIVAVAAAKQWTPVLHPATIATAPLLGLATGLIAGVYPAWRASRIQPAEALRR, from the coding sequence ATGAAGCTACCCCGTTCCCGGATGTCCTTTCGCGACCTCGCCTCGGAGGCCGTGGCCGGCGTACTGCAGCGCCCGGCCCGCTCCGCGCTGACCGCCGTCGGCACCGTGCTGGGCGTCGGAACCCTGATCGCCGTCACCGGCCTCACCAGCACCGCCGCCTCCCAGATCGACGCCCGCTTCAGCGAACTGACCGCGACCGAGGTCACCGTCGACGACATCGCGCCCCAAACGCCCGGCCAGAACAGCCCGGCGTTCCCCGCGGACGCCGACGCACGGATCGAGGCGCTTCGGGGCGTCACCGCCGCCGGTGTCTCCTGGCACGTACGGCTGCCGACCGGCCAGAGCGTCGCCAGCGGCCCGCCCGGCGCAACCTACTCCGTCACCGACCGCCAGGCTCAGCTCGTCGCCGCGTCCGCCGGCACCCTGCGGGCCACCGAACCCGCCCTGCGCCAGGGCCGTGCCTACGACGACTTCCACGACCGGCACCGCCAGCGGGTCGCCCTGCTCGGCGCCACCACCGCCGCACGACTGGGCATCACCGACCTGCGGGCGCAGCCCGCCGTGTTCATCGGCAGCACCCCCTTCTCCGTCATCGGCATCATCAACGACGTCCGGCGCCGTCCGGACCTGCTCACCTCCGTGATCGTCCCGCGCACCACCGCCGAGGAACTCTGGGGCCCGCCGACCGACGACCGCGCCAAGATGCTCATCACCACCCGGCTCGGCGCGGCCACCCAGGTCGCCGCCGAAGCCCCCCTGGCCCTGCGCCCCGAGCATCCCGACCACCTGCGCGCCACCCCGCCGCCCGACCCCCGCAGCCTGCGCACAGGAGTGGAGAACGACCTCGGGCAGCTCTTCCTCCTCCTCGCGACGGTCTGTCTCGTGATCGGGGCGGTCGGCATCGCCAACACCACGCTGGTCGCCGTCCTGGAACGCAGCGGTGAGATCGGTCTGCGCCGCGCCCTCGGCGCCCGCGCAGGACACATCACCGCCCAGTTCCTCGCCGAATCCACCATGCTGGGCCTGCTCGGCGGCCTGGCCGGGGCCTGCCTGGGCACCGTGACCATCGTCGCCGTCGCCGCCGCAAAGCAGTGGACCCCGGTCCTGCACCCGGCCACCATCGCCACCGCCCCGCTCCTGGGACTGGCCACCGGGCTGATCGCCGGTGTCTACCCCGCCTGGCGGGCCTCCCGGATCCAACCCGCCGAAGCGCTCAGACGGTAA
- a CDS encoding ABC transporter ATP-binding protein — protein MSEPVIELHRAGLTYPGPPEVTALHPCDLSVERGDYITVMGPSGAGKSTFLNIIGLLDEPTCGRYVLDGIDTATIGDAERTSLRGRRIGFVFQSFHLLAHRSARENVELAMLYQRVARGVRRQRAEQALRRVGLGHRLGALPTRLSGGERQRVAIARALAAEPSLLLCDEPTGNLDSQTAGSLLDLLDGLHRDGMTIVVITHDPEVARRGRRTITIRDGQVLA, from the coding sequence ATGAGCGAACCGGTCATCGAGCTGCACCGCGCCGGGCTGACCTACCCCGGCCCGCCCGAGGTGACGGCACTGCACCCGTGCGACCTGAGCGTGGAACGCGGCGACTACATCACGGTCATGGGCCCCTCCGGCGCCGGAAAGTCCACCTTCCTCAACATCATCGGCCTCCTCGACGAGCCCACGTGCGGCCGCTACGTCCTGGACGGCATCGACACCGCCACCATCGGCGACGCCGAGCGCACCTCCCTGCGCGGCAGGCGCATCGGATTCGTCTTCCAGTCCTTCCACCTGCTGGCCCACCGCAGCGCCCGCGAGAACGTCGAACTGGCCATGCTCTACCAGCGCGTCGCCCGCGGTGTGCGCAGGCAGCGGGCCGAACAGGCACTGCGCCGCGTCGGCCTGGGCCACCGCCTCGGCGCGCTGCCCACCAGACTCTCCGGAGGCGAACGCCAGCGCGTCGCCATCGCCCGGGCGCTGGCCGCCGAACCGTCCCTGCTGCTGTGCGACGAGCCGACCGGCAACCTCGATTCGCAGACCGCCGGCTCCCTCCTCGACCTGCTCGACGGCCTGCACCGCGACGGCATGACCATCGTCGTGATCACCCACGATCCCGAGGTCGCCCGCCGTGGCCGACGGACCATCACCATTCGCGACGGCCAGGTGCTGGCATGA